One window from the genome of Variovorax sp. PAMC26660 encodes:
- the phhA gene encoding phenylalanine 4-monooxygenase — MDTPAAAVVTSAVTPAVYGASDRPPRGDYSRGGTVLGDYTCPQDWASYTAADHDTYRRLYERQAAQLPGLACDAFIKALPSLGVKDRIPRFDEINDRLHRATGWEIVAVPGLIPELPFFTLLANRKFPVTDWIRKPEEFDYIVEPDVFHDLFGHVPMLFDPTFADYVQRYGAGGIKAHELDAGEKLSRLYWYTVEFGLIRQPDGLRAYGAGILSSVGELKHAVLSDEPRRLPLDLLRAMRTRYKIDTYQSNYFVIDSFAQLFHLTAPDFAPLYESLKVVSDIEAGVLLAGESGKA, encoded by the coding sequence ATGGACACCCCTGCCGCCGCTGTTGTCACCTCTGCCGTCACCCCTGCTGTGTACGGCGCCTCGGACCGCCCGCCCCGCGGCGATTACTCACGCGGCGGCACGGTGCTGGGCGACTACACCTGCCCGCAGGACTGGGCCAGCTACACGGCGGCCGACCACGACACCTACAGGCGGCTCTACGAACGCCAGGCCGCGCAGTTGCCGGGGCTGGCCTGCGACGCCTTCATCAAGGCACTACCGTCGCTGGGCGTGAAGGACCGCATCCCGCGCTTCGACGAGATCAACGACCGGCTGCACCGCGCAACGGGCTGGGAGATCGTGGCGGTGCCAGGGCTGATTCCGGAACTGCCGTTTTTTACGCTGCTCGCGAATCGCAAGTTTCCGGTGACGGACTGGATCCGCAAGCCGGAAGAGTTCGACTACATCGTCGAGCCTGATGTGTTCCACGACCTGTTCGGCCACGTGCCGATGCTGTTCGACCCGACCTTTGCCGACTATGTGCAGCGCTATGGCGCCGGCGGCATCAAGGCGCACGAGCTGGACGCGGGCGAGAAGCTGTCGCGGCTGTACTGGTACACGGTGGAATTCGGTTTGATTCGCCAACCGGACGGCCTGCGCGCCTATGGCGCCGGCATCCTGAGCTCAGTGGGCGAACTGAAGCATGCCGTGCTCAGCGACGAGCCACGCCGGCTGCCGCTGGATCTGCTGCGCGCCATGCGCACGCGCTACAAGATCGACACCTACCAAAGCAACTACTTCGTGATCGACAGCTTTGCGCAGCTCTTCCATCTCACGGCACCCGATTTCGCCCCGTTGTACGAATCGCTGAAGGTGGTGAGCGACATCGAGGCCGGGGTGTTGCTGGCGGGCGAGTCCGGCAAAGCCTGA
- a CDS encoding AMP-binding protein — MQTSARQNYPAGVPHEIHPEQYRSLPHMFEEAFGRYKDRPFSVCMERWMSYGELDALSKAMGAWLQSLGLEPGARVAIMLPNIPQFAVTMCGVLRAGYTCVNVNPLYTARELEHQLKDSGATAIVILENFAATLEQVIERTPVKHVVMTSMGDLLGGLYGAWITLAVRHLAKIVPPYKLPLTDGRTVTPFTQVIAEGRGRTLGPDQSTLDSVAFLQYTGGTTGLSKGAVLTHRNIVAATLQAEAWFTPALARAGDLAKVNSIAALPLYHIFALTLCLLVIRQGSHMTLIPNPRDFNKFIAVLKKRPFHMLPAVNTLFNALLMHPDFKSIDFSTLFVSQAGGMAASEGTARRWFEATGCPMIEGWGMSETCAIGTNNPVSNTEFTGTIGLPLPSIEIAIKDDDGNSLPLGERGELCIKGPNVMTGYYNQPAETAAAFTPDGFMRTGDIAVMQEDGYSRIVDRKKDMILVSGFNVFPNELENVISLCPGVVECAAIGVADEKQGEAIKVFVVRKDPALTEEAVLQYCHAQLTGYKRPKHIEFRDSLPKTNVGKILRRELRSNTGA, encoded by the coding sequence ATGCAGACATCCGCGCGACAGAACTATCCGGCCGGCGTACCGCACGAGATTCATCCCGAGCAGTACCGGTCCTTGCCCCACATGTTCGAGGAGGCCTTCGGCCGCTACAAAGACCGCCCTTTCTCGGTATGCATGGAACGCTGGATGTCTTACGGCGAGCTCGATGCACTGTCGAAGGCAATGGGCGCCTGGCTGCAGTCGCTAGGGCTTGAGCCCGGCGCACGCGTGGCGATCATGCTGCCCAACATTCCCCAGTTCGCGGTCACCATGTGCGGCGTGCTGCGTGCGGGCTACACCTGCGTGAACGTCAACCCGCTCTACACCGCGCGCGAGCTGGAGCATCAGCTCAAGGACTCCGGAGCGACGGCCATCGTCATCCTTGAAAACTTCGCGGCAACGCTCGAGCAGGTCATCGAGCGCACGCCTGTGAAGCATGTGGTCATGACTTCGATGGGCGACCTGCTGGGCGGTTTGTACGGTGCGTGGATCACATTGGCTGTGCGGCATCTGGCGAAGATCGTGCCGCCCTACAAGCTGCCGCTTACCGATGGCCGCACGGTCACCCCATTCACGCAAGTCATTGCCGAAGGGCGCGGTCGTACGCTGGGGCCCGATCAGAGCACGCTCGATTCGGTCGCGTTCCTGCAGTACACGGGTGGCACGACCGGCTTGTCGAAGGGCGCGGTGCTGACGCATCGCAACATCGTGGCAGCGACCCTGCAGGCCGAAGCCTGGTTCACGCCGGCGCTGGCGCGCGCCGGAGACCTGGCCAAGGTCAACAGCATCGCGGCACTGCCGCTGTATCACATCTTCGCGCTGACGCTGTGCCTGCTGGTGATCCGCCAGGGCTCGCACATGACGCTGATCCCGAATCCGCGCGACTTCAACAAGTTCATCGCGGTGCTGAAGAAGCGTCCGTTCCATATGCTGCCAGCGGTGAACACGCTCTTCAATGCGCTGCTGATGCATCCGGATTTCAAGTCGATTGATTTCTCGACGCTCTTCGTTTCGCAGGCGGGCGGCATGGCTGCGTCGGAAGGCACGGCGCGCAGATGGTTCGAGGCCACCGGCTGCCCGATGATCGAAGGCTGGGGAATGAGCGAAACCTGCGCGATCGGGACCAACAACCCGGTGTCGAACACAGAGTTCACCGGCACCATCGGATTGCCGTTGCCGAGCATTGAGATCGCAATCAAGGACGATGACGGAAATTCGCTACCTCTTGGCGAACGTGGCGAGCTTTGCATCAAGGGGCCCAACGTGATGACGGGCTACTACAACCAGCCTGCAGAGACCGCGGCGGCGTTCACCCCCGACGGTTTCATGCGCACCGGCGACATCGCCGTGATGCAAGAGGACGGCTACAGCCGCATCGTCGACCGCAAGAAAGACATGATTCTTGTAAGCGGCTTCAACGTGTTTCCGAACGAGTTGGAGAACGTGATTTCGCTGTGCCCGGGGGTTGTCGAGTGCGCGGCTATCGGCGTGGCCGATGAGAAGCAAGGCGAAGCCATCAAGGTTTTCGTGGTCCGCAAGGACCCGGCGCTGACGGAAGAAGCCGTGCTCCAGTATTGCCATGCGCAGCTCACCGGCTACAAACGCCCCAAGCACATCGAGTTTCGGGATTCGCTGCCGAAGACCAATGTGGGGAAGATCCTGCGGCGCGAGCTTCGCTCCAACACGGGCGCCTGA
- a CDS encoding MBL fold metallo-hydrolase translates to MSQHTSASAGLPANVVVFERGWLSSNNILFVGIDETAIVDTGYVTHADQTLALVDSTLGVRPLDRILNTHLHSDHCGGNAALQQQYPFVQTSIPPGEAALVESWDEQGLSFLATGQSCPRFRFTGLLQPGTEHMLGDRPWQVHAAPGHDPHSIILFDAASRTLISADALWESGFGIAFPELAGEPSFGEMAATFDLIEALKPKQVIPGHGAVFDDVGKALSIARRCLDGLQRDPVKHARHAIKVLMKFKLLEVQSITTEDWATWLRSTPYLEVIRLRFFEDVELDQLTNDILGELLAGGSAALAGLVLRNL, encoded by the coding sequence ATGAGTCAGCACACCTCGGCGAGCGCCGGGCTGCCGGCGAATGTCGTTGTGTTCGAACGGGGGTGGCTGTCCTCCAACAACATCCTGTTTGTTGGCATCGACGAAACAGCGATCGTCGACACAGGCTATGTCACGCACGCCGATCAGACATTGGCGCTGGTCGATTCAACACTCGGGGTGCGGCCACTCGATCGCATTCTGAATACGCATCTTCACAGCGATCACTGCGGTGGCAATGCGGCGCTACAACAGCAGTACCCATTCGTTCAAACAAGCATTCCGCCTGGCGAAGCCGCATTGGTGGAAAGTTGGGATGAGCAGGGTCTCAGCTTTCTTGCGACAGGCCAAAGTTGTCCTCGATTTCGATTCACCGGACTGCTGCAGCCGGGGACGGAACACATGCTCGGGGACAGGCCCTGGCAGGTGCATGCCGCGCCTGGCCATGATCCTCATTCGATCATCTTGTTCGATGCGGCGTCACGCACGTTGATTTCAGCGGATGCGCTGTGGGAGAGCGGTTTTGGCATCGCATTTCCCGAGCTGGCTGGTGAGCCGTCGTTCGGGGAGATGGCTGCGACCTTCGATTTGATCGAGGCGTTGAAGCCGAAGCAGGTGATTCCGGGGCATGGCGCTGTTTTTGACGATGTCGGCAAGGCCTTGTCCATCGCGCGGCGCTGCCTGGATGGTCTGCAACGCGATCCAGTGAAGCATGCGCGTCACGCCATCAAGGTGCTGATGAAGTTCAAGCTGCTGGAGGTGCAATCCATCACTACCGAGGATTGGGCTACTTGGCTGCGAAGTACGCCATATCTTGAGGTCATTCGCTTACGCTTCTTTGAAGATGTCGAGTTGGATCAATTGACCAACGACATTCTTGGCGAGTTGCTTGCCGGCGGATCTGCGGCCCTGGCCGGATTGGTTCTCCGCAATCTCTGA
- a CDS encoding ATP-binding cassette domain-containing protein has product MALITLLDAQLAFGHVPLLDHADFSLLESERIGLIGRNGAGKSSMLKILGGLEKTDDGTLQLQQNLRVAYVAQEPVLDMDADVFTAASQGLGPVIAIRDLYLSGADGLDLDALQSQIEAFDAWNWEQRVEETLHRLHLDRNARVGSLSGGTRKRVALAQALVAAPDVLLLDEPTNHLDLDSIEWLEQLLIDFKGSVVTITHDRSFLNRVATRIVELDRGKLNSYPGNFEQYLLQKEEQLAQEAVISAKADKLLAQEEIWIRKGVEARRTRSQSRITRLQELRASRVSRREVQGSVNMDVASGQSSGKIVAELTEATKSFGEKTVIRNFSGTILRGDKIGLLGPNGAGKTTLLKLILGELEPDSGKIRRGTNLQVAYFDQMRDKLDLDATLEDFISPGSEWIEIGSQRKHVKSYLSDFLFSPARANSPVRSLSGGERNRLLLARLFARPANVLVLDEPTNDLDIDTLELLESLLQDYDGTVFLVSHDRTFLDNVVTSTIAFEGNGHWREYEGSVQDWLIQSKRAREIAEQRQAAAPAAAPAPAPAAASAEPAARATTPRKKLSYKEQREVDALPAQIEALETEQKRIAEMLALDGGAIYASDASRATELAERHAKIDDELLAALERQEELSTAR; this is encoded by the coding sequence ATGGCACTCATCACACTCCTCGACGCACAACTCGCGTTCGGTCACGTCCCGCTGCTCGACCATGCGGACTTCTCTCTCCTTGAATCGGAACGCATCGGCCTGATCGGCCGCAATGGCGCTGGCAAGTCGTCCATGCTCAAGATACTGGGCGGGCTGGAAAAGACAGACGATGGCACCCTCCAACTGCAGCAGAACCTCCGGGTGGCCTATGTGGCCCAGGAGCCGGTGCTTGATATGGATGCGGACGTCTTCACCGCAGCCAGCCAGGGCCTGGGCCCGGTCATCGCCATCCGTGATCTCTATCTGTCTGGTGCGGATGGCCTGGACCTCGACGCCCTCCAGTCCCAGATCGAAGCCTTCGACGCCTGGAACTGGGAGCAGCGCGTAGAAGAAACGCTGCATCGCCTCCACCTCGACCGCAACGCCCGTGTCGGCTCTCTCTCTGGCGGCACCCGCAAACGCGTCGCCCTGGCCCAGGCCCTCGTGGCTGCGCCGGACGTCCTTCTATTGGACGAACCCACCAATCACCTGGACCTGGACTCCATCGAGTGGCTCGAACAGCTGCTGATCGACTTCAAGGGCAGCGTCGTCACCATCACCCATGACCGCAGCTTCCTGAACCGCGTCGCCACCCGCATCGTGGAGCTGGACCGGGGCAAGCTGAATTCCTACCCCGGCAATTTCGAGCAGTACTTATTACAGAAGGAAGAGCAGCTCGCCCAGGAAGCCGTCATCAGCGCCAAGGCCGACAAGCTGCTCGCCCAGGAAGAAATCTGGATCCGCAAGGGCGTCGAAGCCCGCCGCACCCGCAGCCAGAGTCGCATCACGCGCCTGCAAGAGCTGCGCGCCAGCCGCGTCTCCCGCCGCGAGGTGCAAGGCAGCGTCAACATGGACGTGGCTTCCGGCCAGTCCAGCGGCAAGATCGTGGCCGAACTCACCGAGGCCACCAAGTCCTTCGGCGAGAAGACCGTCATCCGCAACTTCAGCGGCACCATCCTGCGCGGCGACAAGATCGGCCTGCTCGGCCCCAATGGCGCGGGCAAGACCACGCTGCTCAAGTTGATCCTGGGCGAGCTCGAACCCGACAGCGGCAAGATCCGCCGCGGCACCAACCTGCAGGTGGCGTATTTCGACCAGATGCGCGACAAGCTCGACCTCGACGCCACGCTGGAAGACTTCATCAGCCCCGGCAGCGAGTGGATCGAGATCGGCAGCCAGCGCAAGCACGTCAAGAGCTACCTGTCCGACTTCCTGTTCTCCCCCGCGCGCGCCAACTCTCCTGTGCGCTCTCTCAGCGGCGGTGAACGCAACCGACTGCTGCTGGCCCGCCTGTTCGCCCGCCCCGCCAACGTGCTGGTGCTGGACGAACCCACCAACGACCTGGACATCGACACGCTGGAACTGCTCGAAAGCCTGCTGCAGGACTACGACGGCACCGTGTTCCTCGTGAGCCACGACCGGACCTTCCTCGACAACGTCGTCACCAGCACCATCGCCTTCGAGGGCAACGGCCACTGGCGCGAGTACGAAGGCAGCGTGCAGGACTGGCTGATCCAGTCCAAGCGCGCCCGCGAGATCGCCGAACAGCGCCAGGCCGCCGCGCCGGCCGCAGCACCGGCCCCCGCGCCCGCAGCGGCAAGCGCCGAACCCGCCGCCCGTGCGACCACGCCCCGCAAGAAGCTCTCATACAAGGAGCAGCGCGAAGTGGATGCCCTCCCCGCCCAGATCGAGGCCCTCGAAACCGAGCAGAAGCGCATCGCCGAAATGCTCGCGCTCGACGGCGGCGCCATCTACGCCAGTGACGCCTCGCGCGCCACCGAACTGGCCGAACGCCACGCCAAGATCGACGACGAGCTGCTCGCCGCCCTCGAACGGCAGGAAGAACTGAGCACCGCGCGTTAA
- a CDS encoding phospholipase D family protein — translation MPSSLHAFLRRTAALLAIAVLGACAQLPQNVDRPVTTALASPDGTALATLVQERRQADKARYESGFLLLGGPQAAYGSRLALIENAQKTLDLQYYAIHADASTGRLVRSLRTAAERGVRVRVLLDDFHSTGRDALVLGLAFIPNIEMRLFNPLAGSRDSTFSRLFNSIGDASRIQQRMHNKLFLADNVLGVAGGRNLGDAYFGNATTGNFIDVDVLAAGPIVQDLSRSFDSYWNNERAYPVQSLVTREELQEIRERAKKADQELADEAARLQASEGTTAQPGGEPSPDMPPTAAQRSRAWDEKALDLRTARFVWAPAVMLADKPGKIAADSGPEAAKAPGLVVSRPEDKASASRGAAALTTASTLAANGDTVVEGLLQLIGQARSDLLIISPYFVPGRDMTQAFAAARAKGVRIRVLTNSLASNDAPAAHVGYARHREELLKMGLELYELRSEQASFGTVFGGSSGGGSNATGESRAMLHSKVLVLDGRLLVVGSMNLDLRSQLQNTEIALLIRSDELSKLASEQIERGLRERAWHVELVKGSLIWRAPEGSGLQDTTTEPDTGAGLRLMLKLFGPLAPDQLL, via the coding sequence ATGCCCTCCTCACTTCACGCGTTCTTGCGTCGTACCGCTGCTCTTCTTGCCATCGCCGTCCTGGGCGCGTGCGCGCAATTGCCGCAGAACGTCGACCGCCCGGTGACCACCGCGCTGGCCTCGCCCGACGGCACCGCCCTGGCCACGCTGGTCCAGGAGCGCCGGCAAGCCGACAAGGCGCGCTACGAATCCGGCTTCCTGCTGCTCGGCGGCCCGCAAGCCGCCTACGGCAGCCGGCTCGCGCTGATCGAGAACGCCCAGAAGACGCTCGACCTGCAGTACTACGCCATCCACGCCGACGCCAGCACCGGCCGGCTGGTGCGCAGCCTGCGGACCGCGGCCGAGCGCGGCGTGCGCGTGCGCGTGCTGCTCGACGACTTCCACAGCACTGGCCGCGACGCGCTGGTGCTCGGCCTGGCCTTTATCCCGAACATCGAGATGCGGCTGTTCAATCCGCTGGCGGGATCGCGCGACTCCACCTTCAGCCGCCTCTTCAATTCGATCGGCGATGCCTCGCGCATCCAGCAGCGCATGCACAACAAGCTGTTCCTGGCCGACAACGTGCTCGGGGTCGCGGGCGGCCGCAACCTGGGCGATGCCTACTTCGGCAACGCCACCACCGGCAACTTCATCGACGTGGACGTGCTGGCGGCCGGCCCGATCGTCCAAGACCTCTCGCGCAGCTTCGACAGCTACTGGAACAACGAGCGCGCCTACCCGGTGCAGTCGCTGGTCACGCGCGAGGAACTGCAGGAAATCCGCGAGCGCGCGAAGAAGGCCGACCAGGAACTGGCCGACGAAGCCGCACGGCTGCAGGCCTCCGAAGGAACGACCGCGCAACCGGGTGGCGAGCCATCGCCAGACATGCCGCCCACCGCGGCACAACGTTCGCGCGCATGGGACGAAAAGGCGCTCGACCTGCGCACCGCCCGATTCGTCTGGGCGCCCGCCGTGATGCTGGCCGACAAGCCCGGCAAGATCGCGGCCGACTCGGGCCCCGAAGCAGCAAAGGCCCCCGGCCTCGTCGTCAGCCGTCCAGAGGACAAGGCCAGCGCATCACGCGGGGCGGCGGCGCTGACAACCGCATCGACCCTTGCTGCCAACGGCGACACCGTGGTCGAAGGCCTGCTGCAACTCATCGGCCAGGCGCGCAGCGACCTGTTGATCATCTCGCCCTACTTCGTGCCGGGCCGGGACATGACCCAGGCCTTCGCCGCCGCCCGCGCCAAGGGCGTGCGCATCCGGGTGCTGACCAACTCGCTGGCCTCGAACGACGCGCCGGCCGCCCATGTCGGCTACGCGCGCCACCGCGAGGAGTTGCTGAAGATGGGCCTCGAACTCTACGAACTGCGCAGCGAGCAGGCCAGCTTCGGCACCGTCTTCGGCGGCTCCAGCGGCGGCGGCAGCAACGCCACGGGCGAATCGCGCGCGATGCTGCATTCCAAGGTGCTGGTGCTCGACGGCCGGCTGCTGGTGGTCGGCTCGATGAACCTCGATTTGCGCTCGCAACTGCAGAACACCGAGATCGCGCTGCTGATCCGCAGCGACGAACTTTCCAAGCTGGCGTCGGAGCAGATCGAGCGCGGCCTGCGCGAGCGGGCCTGGCACGTCGAGCTGGTGAAGGGCTCGCTGATCTGGCGTGCGCCCGAAGGCAGCGGCCTGCAGGACACGACCACCGAGCCGGACACCGGTGCCGGCCTGCGGTTGATGCTCAAGCTCTTCGGCCCGCTGGCGCCAGACCAGTTGCTTTGA